From the Sanguibacter sp. HDW7 genome, the window GGCGTCGCCGGGAACAGGCTCGCCCGCGGAGCGCCAGCGTCGACGTGCGTGGTCCGCCGTGACCGCGGTCGTCGGCCTCGTGCCCGAAGGCCGCCGCTGACGCCCGCGCGGGGCGGCCCGGCGGGCTCCTCCCGGCCGGTACCTGCGCAGACTAGGCTGGCCCTGGCCTGCGCGCGCGGGGCCGTCCCAACGTCGAGGAGGTCCGGTGCTGCCCAACGACGAGCGTGCCGCTGCCGCTGAGGGGCTGCACGCCCGTGCGAACGACTGCTCGGACCGGGGGCGCCCGGAGGAGGCCCGCGCTCTCCTGCGCGAGGCGCTCGAGCTGCTCGGCGAGCCGGAGGACCCGCGTGACGGCGGCGCCGCGGACGCGCCCGGCATCGCCGCTCGCATCCTCGTCTCGCTCGCGGCGCAGGGCGACGAGCTCGCGCCGGACGTGGCGCTGAGCGAGCGCCGCCTCGCGCGGGCGCTCGAGATCGCCGACGCGACGGGCGCGCACGACGTCGCGCTCACGGTCCACGGTCAGCGGGGGCTGCGCGCGTTGCGTGCGGGCGACGCCGAACGAGCCCTCGCCCACCTCGACGCGGGCGTCGCCCTGCTCGAGCACGCGTCGCCGCGTGACGCGGGCATCCTGCTCCTCAACCGCGGCACGCTCCACCTCGAGCGTGGCGACCTCGTCGCGGCGGTCGAGGACCTCGGCATGTGCGCGCGCGGCGCGCAGGCCGTGGGCGACGCGATGCTCGTCTTCAAGGCGCGCCACAACCTCGGGTACGCGGAGTTCCTTGCAGGGCGGCTGCCGGAGGCGCTCGACGCGATGGAGAACGCTGCCGAGCACCTGCTCCCGGTGCTCGGCGAGGACGTCTCGACGATGCCGATCGCACTGCTCGACCGGGCTCAGGTGCTCTTCGAGGTCGGTCTCCTCACGGAGGCGGACACCCTGCTCGAGCAGGCGGCCGAGAGCTTCGAGGCCCGCGGGCTCGCGCAGGACCTCGGCGAGGTCGAGGTCCTGCGGGCCCGGTGCGCGCGGCTCCTCGGGAGGCTCGAGGACGCGCGCAGGCTCGCGGGCGACGCCCGCGAGCGGTTCGGGGCGCGGGGCAGCGCGACGTGGGTCGAGCGTGCGCGGCTCGTCGAGCTGCGGGCTCGCCTCGACCTCGTGCAGGACGAGGGCGACGTGGGTGCCGCGGAGCTGCGCGAGGTGCGCGACGCAGCGCTCGCGCTCGCCGGACCGGCGCGGGGTCGGCGTCAGGCGCACGTCGCGGCGCTCGTCGTCGGGGCGGAGGCGCACGCTCGCCTGGGCGAGCACGCCCAGGCGAGGGCCCTCGTCGCCCGCGCGGTCCGGAGCCGCTGGGGCGGAGCGATCGACGTCCGGACGAGCGTCGCGGTGGTCCGGGCGCGGTGCGCGTTCGCCGAGGGCGACCTCACCGCGGGGGTGCGTGCGGTCGTCGCGGGGCAGGCTGCCCTCGCGGAGCACCGGGCACAGTTCGGCTCTGTCGAGGCGCTCGTCGCATCGGGCATCTTCGGGGAGCGGCTCGCGGACCTCGACGTCGCGGCTGCGGTCGGCACGGGTGACCCGGGCCGGGTGCTGGACGCGGCGGAGCGTGCGCGCACGCTGCTCGCAGGCCTCGCGTCGGTGCGACCCGCGGACGGTGCGCAGCACCTCGCGGTCGAGCTGCGGCGGGCGAGCGAGGACCTGCGGCTCGCGGAGCCGACGGCGGACCCGGCGCTCGTCACGCGGCTCCACGCCCGGACGGTCGAGCTCCGCGAGCGGTTGCGTGCCAAGGGCTGGCGGACGTCGGGTGCGGGGACGGCGCCCGAGGCGACGCGCGCGACCGAGGTCGTCCGGCGTCTGCGGGGCGGCGCCGGGACGCTCGCGGAGGTCGTCGCCGTCGACGGCAGGCTGTTCGCCACGGTCGTCGACGACGACGGGGCGCGGCTCGTCCTGCTCGGTGACGTCCGCCCCGTCGTCGAGGCCTCCCGCCGGCTGCGCGCCGACCTGCGCGTCCTGGCGCGCCCCGGGCTGCCCGTCGTCATGCGGTCGGTCGTCGAGGCGTCCGTGGCCAGGCAGGCAGGTGTCGTCGACGAGATGCTCGTCGTGCCGCTCGGCGTCTCCGGCCCGCTGCACGTTGTCGGTCCGGCGTGGTGCGTGACGCTGCCGTGGGCGACGCTGCCGTCGCGCCGGGGTGTCGCGACGAGCGCAGGGCCGCGGATCGACCTCGCAGAGGATCGGCCAGGCCCCGTCGCTGGCTCGGGCGTCGTCGTCGTCGCGGGTCCCGATCTCGTCGACGGCGAGCGAGAGGCCGCGGAGGTCGCGGAGCGCTGGCCCGGTGCACAGCTTCTCGTCGGCGCGGACGCGACCTGCGCGGCCGTGACGGACGCGCTGAGGTCGGCGGACGTCGTGCACCTTGCGGCGCACGGGACGCATGTCGCGGACAACCCGCTCTTCTCGAGCGTGCGTCTTGCCGACGGACCGTTGCTCGCCCACGAGATCGCGTCCGCGCCGGTGTCCGCGCGCACGGTCGTGCTTGCGGCGTGCGAGGTCGGGGCAGCCTCCGAGCGCGCGGGCGGGCTCCCGCTCGGGCTCGCGAGCGTCCTGCTGGGGCTCGGGGCCCGTCACGTCGTCGCATCCGTCGCGACCGTGGGCGACGGCGACGCTCGCGCGACGATGACGCGCCTGCACGCGGGACTCGTCGTCCCTGGCGCGGGGGTGCCCGCGGCGCTCGCGCACGCGACGGAGCCGGCGCCGTGCTCGCCGTTCGTCGCGCTGACGACGTCCGTGGTGGGCTGAGCCCGGTCGGACGGAGCCGGGGAACGCCCGAGGGGCCCCGCCGGACGGCGGGACCCCTCGGGGATCACGGGTGGTGCGTCAGGCGCAGGGCTGGCCTGCGGTCCAGGGACCCCACTGCGTGGCGCCCGGCTTGTCGCCCTGGGTCCACCACCGTGCGGTCCACACGGTGCCGTCGACGGAGACCTTCGCTCCGCCGACGTAGACGGACGACGCGTTCCACGGCGCGGGGCACGCGTCCGACGGCGGGGTCGTGGGAGGGGTCGTCGTGGGCGGGTCGGTGGGGAAGGGGGTCGAGTCGCACGGGCCGATGGCGCGCCACGGCCCGTTGGCCGACGATCCCGGCTGCTCGCCCAAGGTCCACCATCGGGCCTCGTAGATCGTCTGACCGACGGTGACGCGTGCGCCGCCGGTGTAGATCTTCGTCGCGTTCCACGCGTCATGGGCGCCGCAGCCGCTCGGCGGCTCGGTCGTGGGCGGCGTGGTCGGCGGCTCCGTCGTGGGAGGAGTCGTCGGCGGCTCCGTGGTCGTCGGCGGGTCGGTCGGCTCCGTGGTCGGTGGGGTCGTCGGTGCCCCGCCGGTGTTGAGGCGGGGGCCGAAGGTCTTGGCGAGCGCGTAGTTCGTCGTCGCGTCCCAGTTGACCGACCAGGTCATGACGCCGCCGATGGGGCCGTACTTCTTGGTGGGCACGAAGCTGCCGCAGCTGGTGCCCTTCTCGAGGCAGTCGACGGCTGCGACGACGTTGGCCAGTGGCTGGTAGCCGCCGCCGGCCGCCTTCTGGACGGCGGGGACGCCGATGCCGACCTGGTCGGGGCGCAGGCCCATCTCGAGCAGGATGCAGGACAGGGAGGTGAGGAAGTCGACGGATCCCTGGGAGTAGACCTGCTGGTTGCAGCCCATCATGGCGCCGGAGTTGTAGTACTGGACGTTGACGATGGTGAGGATGTCGGCGATGTTCTTGGTGAGCTTGTAGTAGCCCATCGAGGTGGCCTGGTAGTCGATGGTCTGGGGTGCCATGCCGATGATGAGGCTGGGGCCGGCCAGGGTGCGCAGCTCGCGCATGGCGCGGGTGAGGTTGTCAGCGTCGATGCCGTGCTCGAGGTCGATGTCGATGCCGTCGAAGCCGTACTCCTGCATGAGGGCGTAGGTCGAGGTGGCGAGGTTGGTGGCAGCGGTGGGGGAGTTGACGACGACGTTCCCCTTCTCGCCTCCGATGGAGAGGATGACCTTGCGTCCCTGGGCGCGGACGGCGGCGACGTCGGCCTTGAACTGGGCGACGGTGTAGCCGCCGAGCTCGGCGGAGGCGAGGTTGAAGGTGATGGCGCCGGGCTTGGTGGTGTCGGCGTCGGCGAAGGCGATGGTGATGAGGTTGTACTCGGTGGGGATCTGGTTGACCCGGATGGTCGTGGATCCGTTGTCGAAGTTGTGCCAGTAGCCGGTCAACCACTGATGGGGTGCGGTGGCGGTGGCGGCTGCGGCGACGGGTGCCGGGGCGGCGGGGCCGGCCGCGGTGGCCGTGCTCGCGCCGACGGCGCCGGCAGTGATGCCGGCGAGCCCGAGGGCGAGCGTCGCGCCGAGCGCGGCGAGCCGACGCTGGGTCGTGGTGCGCATGGGGGTCCACTTCGTCGTGGGGTTGGGGACGTTCGTGACGCTAGGACGTCGTGCAGGCCCTCACCACCGGTGCAGGTGAGGGAGAACACGTCACTTCGTCACCTCTGGTGAGGGAAGTCCCTACAGCCCGCCGAGGTGTGACGTGCGCCCCTCGACTTGCTCCGGCGGGCCTCGCCCCTGTAGGTTTTTTCCGTTACCCAAGACCGCAGGTCGTCCGTCGTGCTCCCGCATGGTGGACCGAAGCTCCGCTGAGGCGGGGGCCGGCGCAGGAACGAAGATCACGACGGTTCGCCGTCGTCGAGCCTCGCGCCTGCGCGGGGCTCTTTCTCTTTCCCGGGGCGGGACCGACGGCGGTCACCACCATCGGAAGGATTGCCATGGCGAAGCCGGACAAGGCAGCCGCTGTCGCAGAGCTCACGGACCTGTTCCGCGACTCGAGCGCAGCCATGCTGACCGAGTACCGCGGGCTCACCGTCGCGCAGCTCAAGACGCTGCGTCGGTCGCTCGGCGGCAACGCAAGCTACGCCGTGGTGAAGAACACGCTGACCGCCATCGCGGCCAAGGAGGCCGGTGTCGAGTTCGACACCGAGGCCCTCGTCGGCCCGTCGGCTATCGCCTTCGTGACCGGTGACCCGGTCGAGGCGGCCAAGGGTCTGCGTGACTTCGCCAAGGCGAATCCTCAGCTCATCATCAAGGGTGGTGTCCTCGACGGACGCGCCCTGACGGCTGAGGACATCACGAAGCTCGCGGACCTCGAGTCCCGCGAGGTTCTCCTGGCCAAGGCTGCAGGCGCCATGAAGGCGAAGCTGTACCAGGCCGCGTACCTGTTCACGGCTCCTGCGTCGCAGGCCGTGCGCACCATCGACGCTCTGCGCGAGAAGCAGGCCTCGACCGCGGCCTGACCCCTCCAGGGTCAGATCGCGGCATCACCACCCCACCCCCTGCTTCACGCAGAACTACCGAAAGGAATGCCGATCATGGCGAAGCTCACCACCGAGCAGCTCATCGAGGCCTTCAAGGAGCTCACGCTCATCGAGCTCTCCGAGTTCGTCAAGGCCTTCGAGGACGTCTTCGAGGTCACCGCTGCTGCCCCGGCCGCCGTCGCCGTTGCCGCCGCTCCCGCCGCTGCCGCTGAGGCCGCTGAGGAGAAGGACGAGTTCGAGGTCATCCTCGAGGCCGCTGGCGACAAGAAGATCCAGGTCATCAAGGAGATCCGCGCGCTCACGTCGCTCGGTCTCAAGGAGGCCAAGGACCTCGTCGACGGTGCCCCGAAGTCGGTCTTCGAGGGTGCTGTCAACAAGGAGCAGGCCGAGAAGGCCAAGGCTGCCCTCGAGGGCGCCGGCGCCACGGTCACCCTCAAGTGATCCGTGCCCCTCGGGGCACACGCTGAACGCGGCTGAGGCCCGCACCACCACGGTGGTGCGGGCCTCAGCCTTTTTGTTGCCGGTCTCACCCGTTGCCGACGTCCGTCTCTCGACGAGCGGTGCCGCCATCTCGGTGCTAATTTCCCTTCCGGAGCGCTGACAGGGAAAACGGGCCAAGGGGGATTATTCAGTGATGCGCGGACGTGGGTCGTTCAGGGTGTGTGGAGTGCTCGTGGTGGCGGCTGCGCTGGCTGGCTGCACGCCGTCGGGGCCCGATGAGGGCGCGCCGGCAACCGCAACGACGGTCTCGACGCCGACGGCGTCCGCGTCAACGCCGAGTGGTGAGACGACCCTGACGGAGCCTGCCGCACCGACGCGACCCGCGGGCGCGGTGTCCGCCGAGGCGCCGATGCCGCTCGACTGGAGCGCGAACCTCGGGGCTGACCTCACCGCGTGGGTCTACCCCGTCCAGCGCTCGACCGCCGAGGGACTGTCCCTGCTCACGGTGGTGATCGAGCGGCCTGCGGACGGCGGACCGTCGAGCGCCGGCTTCATGCAGAACCTCAGCTTCGGTGCCAACATCAAGCCGACGGGCTTCGTCCTCGTCGACATTGCGGCGGGGACTGCGGCGACGCCCCTGCGCATGGGCGAGAGCTGGGCGGCCTCGTCGGACACGACGGAGATCGCCGCTGGTAGCTCGCTCACCGCGACGGTGGCCTTCCCTGCGGTGAGCGCCGGGGCAGCGACGGTGCAGGTGATGTTGCCCGGCTTCGATCTCGTCGAGGTGCCGGTCGTGGAGCAGGACTCCTCGACCTGGCCCGAGGACGCCAGGCAGTGGGCGGGTTCTCCCGCGAAGACTGGTGCGTTCGCGCCGGTGGAGTCCTCGGCGCTGAGCCTCGTGACGCAGTCGACCGTCGAGGTCGCAGGCGACCAGGTGGTCGTCGATCTGCCGGCGGACGTGCTGTTCGCGTTCAACAGGTCGGCGCTGTCGACGAAGGCGCAGAAGGTTGTGGACAAGGCGGGCCGCAAGATAGCGGAGGCTGCCGCTGAGTCAGGAGAGATCACGGTCGTGGGCCACACGGACGACCAGGGCACGGCCTCGGACAACGCCAAGCTGTCGAAGGCGCGGGCGGAGGCCGTGGCTGATCGTCTGCGTCCGATCCTGGGCTCGGGCTTCACGGTGAAGACCGAGGGCAAGGGTTCTACGGAGCCGACGGCGAAGGGCACGAGCGAAGAGGCTCGTGCGGCCAACCGTCGGGTGGAGATCGAGTTCACGGGACGCTCGGCGAACAAGCTGGTCGTGGTCGATGACGTGCCGACCGAGCTGCCGGCGACCACGGGGGTCGTGGTGTCCGGCATGGAGGTGGCGCACGTCCCGGCGAGCATCCTCAACCCCGAGCTGGACGCGCGCATGGTGTCGCTGCGCCGTTCGGGCACCAAGCTCGTCGGCGTGCTCGAGATCGCGACTCCCAACGTGCGGGCGGAGTCCGCCGCCTTGTTCGGTGACACGACGCTGCAGCGGCGTGGCTTCGAGAACCGGCAGTTCGACAACCTGTCGATCGCGAACGTCAACCTGCTCTCCGCGACCTTGAGGACCTTCTCGTCGAGCTTCAGGCCGGGCGGTGACCAGGCGGCGTCGCCCAGGCTCGTCGGGTCCGATGCCGCCCCGATCCTCCCGGTCCCGGGCGGGCCGCGCCGTTACGTGCTCGTGTGGCCGGACGCGGATCCGTCGGCGACGACGGTGACGGTCGACGCCCCGGACGCGTACCGCTTCCTCGACGTGCCGATCGGCTGAGAGCTGGGTCCCGACGTCGGCGACCACCCGGGTCCGTGGTCGCAGACGGTATGGTCCGAGTGGCCCGTGCGACTTCCCCCAGCCGAGGAGCCCAATGTCCCTGCCAGCCGTCCAGACGTCCTGCGCCGCCTGCGGGTCCCAGCTCGCCTACCTGCCCGGATCAAGGGCGCTGCGCTGCGTCTCGTGCGGCGAGACCGTGGAGTTCGGACCTGACCCGAAGACCAAGCTGCCGCGCCACGACGTCGCGAGCTGGCGCGAAGGGCTCGTCGGCGCGGGCACGTCGGCCGTCCTGCGCTGTGAGGCGTGCGGCGGCGAGACGGCATCGCGCGGGCTCTCGGACGCGTGCGTATACTGCGGCTCGCACCTGGCGGCAGCGCCGGGGTCGGCGTTCGAGATCGAGCCTGACGGCGTCGTGCCGTTCGCGGTCGACCGCGCGGGCGCCGCCCAGGCGCTGCTCGACTGGTCGCAGATGAGCCGTCTCCTCGCCCAGCGCGGCTTCACCCCCGACCAGGTGGCCGAGTCCTTCGTCGCGGCGTACTACCCGGTGTGGGTGCTCGACGCCAGGTCGTCGTCCGCGTACACGGGCCGACGCGGCGACGAGCGCCGGGTCGGGTCCCGGGAGTCACGACGGACCGTCGTCGACTGGACGGACGTCGACGGCACCGTGCGGGTCAAGCACTCGGCACGTGTGCCGGCCGGGGAGATCGACGACGAGCTGGCGCGGAGCGTGCGCTCGGGTTCGCGGGACGGTGTCGTCCCGTTCCGTCGGGAGTTCCTCGCCGGTTTCACGACCTCGCCGGTGACGGTGTCGCCCGAGTCCGCGTTCGCGAGCGAGGCCGACTCGTTCGCTGACGACGTGACCTCTGAGATCGAGGACGCGATCGGCGGCGACCGGAACGAGATCCTGTCGACCGGGACGACGTATGAGCGTGCGCGCTTCCGCCTCGTGCTCGTGCCGGTGTGGGTGCTGACGTTCATGTACGAGGGCAAGCCGTGGCGCATCCACGTCGACGGGGTCGACGGCGTCGCGCTCGGCGACTACCCGGTCGACAAGAAGAAGCAGCGGCTCGTCGTCGGCCTCCTCGCCGCCGGCGTCGTCGCTGCTCCGTTCGTCGTCGGGTGGCTCCTCAACGCTGTGGGGAGACTCTTCGGCTGACGCGTTGCGGTGCACGCGCCGTGCGAGTTCCCGCGGTGCGTCCTCGGGAGGTCGTCGATGCTCGGCCGGGTCAGAAGAACTTGATCCACGCCCACATCGCGGCGGCCACGACGGCGCCGGTGAGGACGAGCTGCGCGAAGCAGCTCGTGAAAGCCTTGGCGACCTTGACCTTGTCGAGCGGGAACCGGCCGTCGACCGCTCCCGTGCGGCCGTCGACCGCGACGTTCCACGTCTCGCCCTCGTGGACGAACGTCAGCATCCAGACGGGGGTGAGGACGAGCGCGAGGCGTACGTCGGTCCAGCTTGTGCGCTGGGTGGTGAT encodes:
- a CDS encoding CHAT domain-containing protein yields the protein MLPNDERAAAAEGLHARANDCSDRGRPEEARALLREALELLGEPEDPRDGGAADAPGIAARILVSLAAQGDELAPDVALSERRLARALEIADATGAHDVALTVHGQRGLRALRAGDAERALAHLDAGVALLEHASPRDAGILLLNRGTLHLERGDLVAAVEDLGMCARGAQAVGDAMLVFKARHNLGYAEFLAGRLPEALDAMENAAEHLLPVLGEDVSTMPIALLDRAQVLFEVGLLTEADTLLEQAAESFEARGLAQDLGEVEVLRARCARLLGRLEDARRLAGDARERFGARGSATWVERARLVELRARLDLVQDEGDVGAAELREVRDAALALAGPARGRRQAHVAALVVGAEAHARLGEHAQARALVARAVRSRWGGAIDVRTSVAVVRARCAFAEGDLTAGVRAVVAGQAALAEHRAQFGSVEALVASGIFGERLADLDVAAAVGTGDPGRVLDAAERARTLLAGLASVRPADGAQHLAVELRRASEDLRLAEPTADPALVTRLHARTVELRERLRAKGWRTSGAGTAPEATRATEVVRRLRGGAGTLAEVVAVDGRLFATVVDDDGARLVLLGDVRPVVEASRRLRADLRVLARPGLPVVMRSVVEASVARQAGVVDEMLVVPLGVSGPLHVVGPAWCVTLPWATLPSRRGVATSAGPRIDLAEDRPGPVAGSGVVVVAGPDLVDGEREAAEVAERWPGAQLLVGADATCAAVTDALRSADVVHLAAHGTHVADNPLFSSVRLADGPLLAHEIASAPVSARTVVLAACEVGAASERAGGLPLGLASVLLGLGARHVVASVATVGDGDARATMTRLHAGLVVPGAGVPAALAHATEPAPCSPFVALTTSVVG
- the rplJ gene encoding 50S ribosomal protein L10, whose translation is MAKPDKAAAVAELTDLFRDSSAAMLTEYRGLTVAQLKTLRRSLGGNASYAVVKNTLTAIAAKEAGVEFDTEALVGPSAIAFVTGDPVEAAKGLRDFAKANPQLIIKGGVLDGRALTAEDITKLADLESREVLLAKAAGAMKAKLYQAAYLFTAPASQAVRTIDALREKQASTAA
- a CDS encoding glycosyl hydrolase family 18 protein, which gives rise to MRTTTQRRLAALGATLALGLAGITAGAVGASTATAAGPAAPAPVAAAATATAPHQWLTGYWHNFDNGSTTIRVNQIPTEYNLITIAFADADTTKPGAITFNLASAELGGYTVAQFKADVAAVRAQGRKVILSIGGEKGNVVVNSPTAATNLATSTYALMQEYGFDGIDIDLEHGIDADNLTRAMRELRTLAGPSLIIGMAPQTIDYQATSMGYYKLTKNIADILTIVNVQYYNSGAMMGCNQQVYSQGSVDFLTSLSCILLEMGLRPDQVGIGVPAVQKAAGGGYQPLANVVAAVDCLEKGTSCGSFVPTKKYGPIGGVMTWSVNWDATTNYALAKTFGPRLNTGGAPTTPPTTEPTDPPTTTEPPTTPPTTEPPTTPPTTEPPSGCGAHDAWNATKIYTGGARVTVGQTIYEARWWTLGEQPGSSANGPWRAIGPCDSTPFPTDPPTTTPPTTPPSDACPAPWNASSVYVGGAKVSVDGTVWTARWWTQGDKPGATQWGPWTAGQPCA
- the rplL gene encoding 50S ribosomal protein L7/L12, encoding MAKLTTEQLIEAFKELTLIELSEFVKAFEDVFEVTAAAPAAVAVAAAPAAAAEAAEEKDEFEVILEAAGDKKIQVIKEIRALTSLGLKEAKDLVDGAPKSVFEGAVNKEQAEKAKAALEGAGATVTLK
- a CDS encoding OmpA family protein — protein: MPLDWSANLGADLTAWVYPVQRSTAEGLSLLTVVIERPADGGPSSAGFMQNLSFGANIKPTGFVLVDIAAGTAATPLRMGESWAASSDTTEIAAGSSLTATVAFPAVSAGAATVQVMLPGFDLVEVPVVEQDSSTWPEDARQWAGSPAKTGAFAPVESSALSLVTQSTVEVAGDQVVVDLPADVLFAFNRSALSTKAQKVVDKAGRKIAEAAAESGEITVVGHTDDQGTASDNAKLSKARAEAVADRLRPILGSGFTVKTEGKGSTEPTAKGTSEEARAANRRVEIEFTGRSANKLVVVDDVPTELPATTGVVVSGMEVAHVPASILNPELDARMVSLRRSGTKLVGVLEIATPNVRAESAALFGDTTLQRRGFENRQFDNLSIANVNLLSATLRTFSSSFRPGGDQAASPRLVGSDAAPILPVPGGPRRYVLVWPDADPSATTVTVDAPDAYRFLDVPIG